Proteins encoded in a region of the Streptomyces sp. NBC_00310 genome:
- a CDS encoding IS5 family transposase yields MSDAEWAVVREAMPVPGWLEGRGGQPESYCHRQMVDAVRYLVAGGITWRAMPADFPAWDRVYAFFRRWRDKGLTAEFHDRLRDRVRRAEGRDPEPTAGVIDAQSVRAAASVPGATRGFDGGKKVNGRKRHIVVDTLGLLLAVTVTAASVTDRDAGQTLLARLRERHWRITRVWADGGYTGRLVDLARDAWRIALTVVRRSDDTSGFIVLPKRWLVERTFAWLMHSRRLARDYETRTDTSEAVIKWAMSTVMSRRLARRAR; encoded by the coding sequence ATGAGCGACGCGGAGTGGGCCGTCGTACGTGAGGCGATGCCGGTTCCCGGCTGGCTGGAGGGCCGTGGCGGGCAACCGGAGAGCTATTGCCACCGGCAGATGGTCGACGCGGTGCGCTATCTGGTCGCGGGCGGTATCACCTGGCGGGCGATGCCTGCGGACTTTCCCGCGTGGGACCGCGTCTACGCCTTCTTCCGGCGCTGGCGGGACAAGGGCCTGACCGCCGAGTTCCACGACCGGCTGCGCGACCGGGTCCGCCGGGCTGAGGGCCGGGACCCGGAGCCGACGGCCGGCGTCATCGATGCGCAGTCGGTGAGGGCAGCCGCGTCGGTGCCGGGCGCGACCAGGGGCTTCGACGGCGGGAAGAAGGTCAACGGCCGCAAGCGGCACATCGTGGTGGACACCCTCGGACTGCTGTTGGCCGTGACGGTGACCGCGGCCTCGGTCACCGACCGGGACGCGGGGCAGACACTCCTGGCCCGGCTGCGTGAACGGCACTGGCGCATCACGCGGGTGTGGGCCGACGGCGGCTACACCGGGCGCCTGGTCGACCTCGCCCGCGACGCCTGGCGGATCGCGCTGACCGTGGTCAGACGCAGCGACGACACCAGCGGTTTCATCGTGCTGCCGAAGAGGTGGCTGGTGGAGCGCACGTTCGCGTGGCTGATGCACTCACGCCGGCTGGCCCGCGACTACGAGACGCGCACCGACACCTCGGAGGCAGTGATCAAGTGGGCGATGAGCACAGTCATGAGCCGCCGCCTCGCCCGACGGGCACGCTGA
- a CDS encoding L,D-transpeptidase produces the protein MTTRSRAARSRGTGTRRRRRLVHVIAATAACAVAFALTGCAGSGEGVRVEGPSGIPRAHSQADQGADAGDGDGTGDGTGAEAVNVKPGPPPPKAFEGARVNIADGQTVGVGMPISVTFDRPVPEAERAEVERRLKVETDTGTEGSWSWVKDRNLADGQRVDFRPRTYWKPGTKVTVEVGADLTRHFTIGRSLIATVDVRQHTMTVEKDGSTQRIPVTTGAPGMETWNGTMVVSDKQPKVFMDSRSVGYGDSYADWYSYAVHLTASGTYLHENPKANTYAGRQNVTHGCVGLADDGTAKRFYDQVIPGDVVKVTGSKETVAVGNGYGDWNLSWERWVAGSALR, from the coding sequence ATGACCACGAGGAGCAGGGCCGCGAGAAGCAGGGGCACGGGAACGCGGCGGCGCCGACGTCTCGTCCACGTGATCGCCGCGACGGCCGCGTGCGCGGTCGCGTTCGCGCTCACGGGCTGCGCGGGGAGCGGCGAGGGCGTGCGGGTCGAGGGGCCGAGTGGGATCCCGAGGGCCCATTCCCAGGCGGACCAGGGGGCGGACGCCGGGGACGGGGACGGAACCGGGGACGGAACCGGCGCCGAGGCCGTGAACGTGAAGCCCGGCCCGCCGCCGCCCAAGGCCTTCGAGGGCGCGCGCGTGAACATCGCCGACGGGCAGACCGTGGGCGTCGGCATGCCGATATCCGTCACCTTCGACCGCCCGGTCCCGGAGGCCGAACGCGCCGAGGTGGAACGGCGGTTGAAGGTCGAGACGGACACCGGCACGGAGGGCTCCTGGAGCTGGGTCAAGGACCGGAACCTCGCCGACGGCCAGCGCGTCGACTTCCGTCCCCGCACCTACTGGAAGCCCGGTACGAAGGTCACCGTCGAGGTCGGGGCGGACCTCACCCGGCACTTCACCATCGGCCGCTCGCTGATCGCCACGGTCGACGTACGGCAGCACACCATGACCGTCGAGAAGGACGGCTCGACCCAGCGCATCCCGGTCACCACGGGCGCGCCCGGCATGGAGACCTGGAACGGCACGATGGTCGTCTCCGACAAGCAGCCCAAGGTCTTCATGGACTCCCGCTCGGTCGGCTACGGCGACTCGTACGCCGACTGGTACTCCTACGCCGTCCACCTCACCGCCTCCGGCACCTACCTCCACGAGAACCCGAAGGCCAACACGTACGCGGGCCGACAGAACGTCACCCACGGGTGCGTGGGCCTCGCGGACGACGGCACGGCGAAACGGTTCTACGACCAGGTCATCCCGGGCGACGTGGTGAAGGTGACCGGCTCGAAGGAGACCGTGGCCGTCGGCAACGGGTACGGCGACTGGAACCTGAGCTGGGAACGGTGGGTGGCGGGCAGCGCACTGCGCTGA
- a CDS encoding SigE family RNA polymerase sigma factor yields MTEAEFDAFYATAFPRLTGQLYAFTGDHGEAQDVVQEAFVRAWDRRRDFLAEGAPEAWIRTVAMRLAVSRWRRARRWLELVRRTPPPEHAPGPDPERAVLVEALRRIPEAQRMAVVLHHLCDLSVEQVASETGAPVGTVKARLSRGRAALARELAPAEGAKEDGRVR; encoded by the coding sequence ATGACCGAGGCAGAGTTCGACGCGTTCTACGCCACCGCGTTCCCCCGGCTGACCGGCCAGCTCTACGCCTTCACCGGGGACCACGGCGAGGCGCAGGACGTGGTGCAGGAAGCCTTCGTGCGGGCCTGGGACCGGCGGCGGGACTTCCTCGCGGAGGGGGCGCCCGAGGCGTGGATCAGGACCGTGGCGATGCGGCTCGCGGTGAGCCGGTGGCGCCGGGCGCGCCGCTGGCTGGAGCTGGTGCGCCGCACTCCGCCCCCGGAACACGCGCCGGGACCCGATCCCGAGCGCGCGGTGCTGGTCGAGGCGTTGCGCAGGATTCCGGAGGCCCAGCGGATGGCGGTGGTTCTGCACCATCTGTGCGACTTGAGTGTCGAGCAGGTAGCCTCCGAGACCGGTGCCCCCGTGGGCACGGTCAAGGCCCGGCTGTCCCGCGGCCGGGCGGCACTGGCGCGCGAACTGGCCCCCGCCGAGGGTGCGAAGGAGGACGGTCGTGTCCGATGA